In one Euzebya tangerina genomic region, the following are encoded:
- the rpmC gene encoding 50S ribosomal protein L29: MRTVIAEELRELSDSELDEKLEEYKSDLFNLRFELATGQLDNYKRLKMTRRDIARVMTVQRERELRAASEEDA; this comes from the coding sequence GTGAGAACCGTGATTGCAGAAGAACTCCGCGAACTGTCCGACAGCGAGCTCGACGAGAAGCTCGAGGAGTACAAGTCCGACCTGTTCAACCTTCGGTTCGAACTGGCCACCGGACAGCTGGACAACTACAAGCGCCTCAAGATGACTCGCCGCGACATCGCCCGCGTCATGACGGTGCAGCGCGAGCGTGAACTGCGCGCCGCAAGTGAGGAAGACGCATGA
- the rpsQ gene encoding 30S ribosomal protein S17 — MSNEDTTTEPGSMTDGSERGARKIRDGIVVSDKMDKTVVVQVERRVKHPRYHKTVTKSKRYKAHDENNDAGVGDRVRIVETRPLSKNKYFRLDTILERAK; from the coding sequence ATGAGCAACGAAGACACCACCACCGAGCCGGGGTCGATGACCGACGGGTCGGAACGGGGCGCCCGGAAGATCCGTGACGGCATCGTCGTGTCCGACAAGATGGACAAGACCGTCGTCGTCCAGGTCGAGCGGCGCGTGAAGCACCCGAGGTACCACAAGACGGTGACCAAGTCGAAGCGCTACAAGGCGCACGACGAGAACAACGACGCCGGCGTGGGCGACCGCGTCCGGATCGTCGAGACCCGGCCGCTGTCGAAGAACAAGTACTTCCGGCTGGACACCATCCTCGAACGCGCGAAGTAG
- the rplD gene encoding 50S ribosomal protein L4 encodes MPSVDVYDSTGSTSGTVDLSDDLFGIEPNVAVMHQVVTAQLAAGRRGTSKVKSRGEVRGGGRKPWRQKGTGRARQGSIRAVQWAGGGVAHGPSGEQNYTKRVNKKLKRLALRSALSDRTASGDLRVIDGFSFDEPKTATAVRLLADLDLSDRKVLLVLARFDANVIKSFRNLQTVHMLTVDQLNTYDVLASDVVVIESDAIELIGTGRRADTVESTSTADTDTDTSADTDTSADTDTSEGAEA; translated from the coding sequence ATGCCAAGCGTTGACGTATACGACAGCACCGGTTCCACGTCCGGAACCGTCGACCTGAGCGATGACCTCTTCGGCATCGAGCCGAACGTCGCCGTCATGCACCAGGTCGTCACCGCGCAGCTCGCTGCCGGCCGGCGTGGCACCTCCAAGGTCAAGAGCCGAGGAGAGGTCCGCGGTGGTGGCCGCAAGCCATGGCGCCAGAAGGGCACCGGTCGTGCCCGGCAGGGCTCGATCCGCGCGGTCCAGTGGGCTGGTGGTGGGGTGGCCCACGGTCCCTCCGGCGAGCAGAACTACACCAAGCGGGTCAACAAGAAGCTGAAGCGGCTGGCCCTTCGATCAGCGCTCTCGGACCGGACGGCCTCCGGTGACCTGCGGGTCATCGACGGGTTCTCGTTCGACGAGCCCAAGACCGCCACCGCCGTCAGGTTGCTGGCCGACCTCGACCTCAGCGACCGAAAGGTGCTGCTGGTCCTGGCGCGGTTCGACGCCAACGTCATCAAGAGCTTCCGCAACCTCCAGACCGTCCACATGCTCACCGTCGACCAGCTGAACACCTACGACGTGTTGGCCAGTGATGTCGTCGTCATCGAGTCCGACGCGATCGAACTGATCGGCACCGGCCGGCGCGCGGACACCGTCGAGAGCACCTCGACCGCCGACACCGACACCGACACCAGCGCCGACACCGACACCAGCGCCGACACCGACACCAGCGAAGGAGCTGAAGCCTGA
- the rplP gene encoding 50S ribosomal protein L16: protein MLSPKRVKYRKPHRGRKRGLAKGGSDVTFGDYGIQALSAGWVTARQIEAARIAMTRYMKRGGKVWINIFPHKAYTKKPAETRMGSGKGAPEGWVAVVKPGRVMFEISGVDEEIAREAIRLAGNKLPVKWRFVVRDGG from the coding sequence ATGCTTTCCCCGAAGCGAGTCAAGTACCGCAAGCCGCACCGCGGCCGCAAGCGCGGCCTGGCCAAGGGTGGATCCGACGTCACGTTCGGCGACTACGGCATCCAGGCCCTCTCGGCCGGATGGGTCACTGCACGCCAGATCGAAGCCGCCCGAATCGCCATGACGCGATACATGAAGCGTGGCGGAAAGGTGTGGATCAACATCTTCCCCCACAAGGCCTACACCAAGAAGCCCGCCGAGACCCGCATGGGCTCCGGCAAGGGTGCTCCCGAGGGCTGGGTCGCCGTGGTCAAGCCCGGCCGGGTCATGTTCGAGATCTCCGGTGTCGATGAGGAGATCGCCCGTGAGGCGATCCGACTGGCCGGCAACAAGCTGCCCGTCAAGTGGCGCTTCGTCGTCCGGGATGGAGGGTGA
- the rplB gene encoding 50S ribosomal protein L2: MGVRRYKPTTPARRGMSVSDFDTVTTDKPLKSLTGPKPKQAGRNVHGRITTRHRGGGHKQKYRVIDFRRNKDGVPAKVAEIEYDPNRSARIARLHYLDGEKRYILAPRNLQVGDLVESGPEADIRPGNALPLVNIPVGTSIHAVEMRPGGGAKLGRSAGVSVQLLAKEGETAALRLPSGEIRLVRNDCRATIGQVGNAEHDLIEVGKAGRSRWKGKRPSVRGVVMNPVDHPHGGGEGRTSGGRHPTNHKGKPEGKTRKPQASDKMILRRRGKRRR, encoded by the coding sequence ATGGGCGTTCGCCGCTACAAGCCAACGACGCCGGCCCGGCGTGGCATGAGCGTGTCCGACTTCGACACGGTCACCACCGACAAGCCGCTGAAGTCCCTCACCGGACCCAAGCCGAAGCAGGCCGGCCGGAACGTTCACGGGCGCATCACCACCCGCCACCGCGGTGGTGGCCACAAGCAGAAGTACCGCGTCATCGACTTCCGCCGGAACAAGGACGGCGTACCGGCCAAGGTCGCCGAGATCGAGTACGACCCCAACCGGTCCGCTCGCATCGCCCGGCTCCACTACCTGGACGGCGAGAAGCGCTACATCCTGGCGCCCCGCAACCTCCAGGTCGGTGACCTGGTCGAGTCCGGTCCCGAAGCCGACATCCGGCCCGGCAACGCCCTGCCGCTGGTCAACATCCCGGTCGGTACCTCCATCCACGCCGTCGAGATGCGGCCTGGTGGCGGTGCCAAGCTGGGTCGCTCGGCCGGCGTCAGCGTCCAGCTGCTCGCCAAGGAGGGCGAGACCGCAGCCCTGCGCCTTCCCTCCGGCGAGATCCGGCTGGTCCGCAACGACTGCCGCGCCACCATCGGCCAGGTCGGCAATGCCGAGCACGACCTCATCGAGGTCGGCAAGGCCGGTCGCAGCCGCTGGAAGGGCAAGCGCCCCAGCGTCCGCGGTGTCGTCATGAACCCCGTCGACCACCCCCACGGTGGTGGCGAGGGCCGGACCTCCGGTGGACGCCACCCCACCAACCACAAGGGCAAGCCCGAGGGCAAGACCCGCAAGCCCCAGGCCTCCGACAAGATGATCCTCCGTCGTCGCGGCAAGCGTCGCCGCTAG
- the rplV gene encoding 50S ribosomal protein L22, with the protein MRISSPDQARAVSRHVRVSPYKARQVATGLRGMSVEAAQRRLEFTEKNAATPVLKTLNSAIANAENNQDLDADDLFVLECKVDEGPTLKRFQPRAMGRAYRIRKRTCHITITVGLPPRDVTTTDMTTSDSAADVTADPSADNADDEPSTPVTAATEES; encoded by the coding sequence ATGCGCATCTCATCCCCCGACCAAGCACGTGCCGTGTCGCGGCACGTCCGGGTGTCCCCGTACAAGGCGCGCCAGGTGGCCACCGGCCTGCGCGGCATGAGCGTCGAGGCAGCCCAGCGCCGCCTCGAGTTCACCGAGAAGAACGCCGCGACGCCGGTGCTCAAGACGCTGAACTCCGCGATCGCCAACGCCGAGAACAACCAGGACCTCGACGCCGACGACCTCTTCGTCCTCGAGTGCAAGGTCGACGAGGGGCCGACCCTCAAGCGGTTCCAGCCTCGCGCGATGGGTCGTGCCTACCGCATCCGCAAGCGCACCTGCCACATCACCATCACCGTCGGCCTGCCGCCGCGTGATGTCACCACCACTGACATGACCACATCCGACAGCGCCGCCGACGTCACTGCTGACCCCTCCGCAGACAACGCCGACGACGAACCATCGACTCCCGTCACCGCGGCGACGGAGGAGAGCTAA
- the rpsS gene encoding 30S ribosomal protein S19, protein MPRSLRKGPFTDHHLARKVEKLNEAGQKRVIKTWSRRSEISPDMVGHTIAVHDGQKHVPVFISESMVGHKLGEFAPTRAIKWRGAGEKQATKGKR, encoded by the coding sequence ATGCCACGCAGCCTTCGCAAAGGCCCCTTCACCGACCACCACCTTGCTCGCAAGGTGGAGAAGCTGAATGAGGCCGGTCAGAAGCGGGTCATCAAGACCTGGTCCCGCCGCTCGGAGATCTCTCCGGACATGGTGGGTCACACCATCGCCGTCCACGACGGCCAGAAGCACGTCCCCGTCTTCATCAGCGAATCCATGGTCGGGCACAAGCTCGGCGAGTTCGCCCCGACCCGCGCCATCAAGTGGCGTGGGGCTGGTGAGAAGCAAGCCACAAAGGGCAAGCGATAA
- the rplW gene encoding 50S ribosomal protein L23, with amino-acid sequence MRFARDVIIAPVVSEKSYGLMDEGKYTFVVHPSSNKTEIKKAVEEIFGVKVRNVNTMVRKGKAKRFGLTMGQRKDTKRAIVTLADGEEIDIFAGGL; translated from the coding sequence ATGCGGTTCGCACGAGACGTCATCATCGCCCCGGTCGTCAGCGAGAAGAGCTACGGCCTGATGGACGAGGGCAAGTACACCTTCGTGGTCCACCCCTCGTCCAACAAGACCGAGATCAAGAAGGCCGTCGAGGAGATCTTCGGCGTCAAGGTCCGCAACGTGAACACCATGGTCCGCAAGGGCAAGGCGAAGCGCTTCGGACTCACGATGGGCCAGCGCAAGGACACCAAGCGCGCCATCGTCACCCTCGCCGACGGCGAGGAAATCGACATCTTCGCAGGAGGGCTGTAA